The Paramicrobacterium fandaimingii DNA segment TGGGGGCCCACCGATGAGGAAGGTTCCGATCGGCTCGAATCCACACGGCGCCAGCGTCTCCTCCGAGATCCCGACGACGGGGAGATCGTTCACAGCATCTGGCATGTCTTCGATCGGTGCTTCCTTCGGCAACGCGCCCACCTCAGGAGCCCGACCGACTCCCCGATCGACCAGCTCCGCGGCAAGCGACTCGGTCGCTCTCGTCTGCTCTGATACGTTCGACGTCCCGCCGATCACGGCCAATTGGGTCTCATAGCCATCGACGACAGCACGTCCTGGGGGTGAGCTTTCGTCGAGCACATCCTTCGGTGCTCCCAAAAGCTGATACGAGGCCGGGTCAGGCAACCGCAGAATGGTGCGCCGCTGTATCGCCGCTGTGACAGCGCTTGGGACGCTCCCGCTGCGGTCGGCCGTCAGCACGACGTGCATGCCCAGCGGTCGGCCTTCGCCGAGAAGCCGAATGAAGGCGTTGTAGAGCGGCGCGCGCGCGAGCGTGGTCTCGTACTCCGATCGGAAGCCGCCGAAACCGTCAAGCAGCACAAGAATCCGTGGCTCGCTGGGGGCACCGGCGAGTTCTCGGTATTCGGCGATGCTTCCCGCGTTGACCTTCGAGAAGTCCTCTGACCTCCGGTTGAGCTCACCGCGCAACGTTTTCAGGAGACGCGAGATACGTTCGTAATCGTCGCCAGGCACGACGGATCCGACGTGCGGAAGCGCCTCGATCGAACGCAGCGATCCGGTTCCGAAGTCCATCCCATACACGTGCACCGGGCCACCCTTGTCGCCAAGAACCGCGCTGATGGCCAGCGTGCGCAGCAACGCGGTCTTGCCCGTTCCTCCCGTGCCATAGATCGCCATGTGTCCATCGCGGTCTGGATAGAAGCAGCTCGGCTCCTGTGCCTGCTTCTCTGGTCTGTCGCTGACTCCCATGACGATCGCATCGTCGGAGCGATGTGGCAGCTGAGTGAGGTCGTAGGTCTCGGGCAGATCGTCGAGCCAGGGTCGGCGAGGTTCAGGTATCTGAGCGTCCATCGCTGCCGCGACGAATGAGGCGACCATTCGAGCCTGATCGTTCGGGCCCAGGTCTTCCTCCTCTTCGTGGGCGTCGCTCTCGACATCGGGTTCCCACGGTGTGAGCGTTCCGAAGTGGAACTCGGCGACGTCGACGGCGCTCTTCTCCGGCTCATCCGACGTCCACCCGCCGGCGTAGCCCGACTGGAATGGGATCAGTCGTCCCGGTCCGGTCTTCGCAATTCCTCGCCCGGGAATCGTCGGATCGAACGTTCCCGCGATCTTGTCGCCGACGACGTCTTTCGAATCGCTCTCATCTGCCATGCGCAAGGCGACGCGCAGGTTTGTATTGGCCCGGAGGTTGTCTTTGATGACACCGGCGGGTCGCTGGGTCGCCATGATCAGGTGGATGCCGAGAGAGCGGCCTCGCTGCGCAATGTCGACGACGCCGTCAACAAACTCCGGAACCTCTCCAGCCAACGCGGCGAACTCGTCAATGACCAGCACGAGAGCGGGTGGGCATTCTGGGTCGCCTCGCTTCTCGAGCTCCAGAAGGTCTTTGGCCTTCTTTCGATTCAGCACGTGCTCGCGGTAGTGCAGCTCGGCCCGAAGGCTCGTGAGGGCGCGGCGCACCAAGTGCGGGCTCAGATCAGTGACCAGTCCCACGCAATGAGGCAAATTGACGCACTCTGCGAACGCGGAACCGCCCTTGTAATCGACGAAGAGGAACGTCACTCGATCGGGGCTGTATTCCGCCGCCATGCCGAGAACCCACGCCTGCAGAAACTCTGACTTACCGGACCCGGTTGTTCCGCCGACCAGGGCGTGGGGGCCCTGAACCCGAAGATCGAGGTGCATCGCATCGGGAGAGCCCTGGCCGATCAGCGCACGCAGTGTGCCCGCGCGCTTGCGCCTCACCGGCGCTCCGCCGCTCCGGTCGATGATCGACGCGTTCTGGCTCCATCGCTCAAGCGCTGCCTGTGGGTCGTCTGCGAGGTCTGTGCCCGTGAGGGTCAACAGCGACACGCTTCGAGGTAGGTCGCTCGAATCGGCGATCACCGCTCCGGCATCGACAACAGGCGCGAGCCGTCGAGCGAGAACCGTCGCGTAATGCTGAGAGACGCCCTCAACATCCACGTTGTCAACCATGCGGCCCTGACGAACATAGCTGACCTGCGCATGCTCGAGCCCGGAGGCCACGTCAACGACTGTGCGGCAGGCCGCGGGCAACGCTTCGATGGTCGGTGCCATCCAGATCGCATAGATTCTCGCCTCTGCGGCTCGCTCAATCAGCTGCACGAGGCGCGCGCGGTCAACGTCAACATCGTTGTCGATGAACATGACGAGAACGGGAGTCTCCGGCTCGAAGTCAGACTCGAATCTGTCGTCGCCAACTTTTGTGCCGCGATGCGCGGCCGACGCGTCATCGGCGTGCGGGCCCCGCGCGATATCGCTTGATCGCAAATTTCCGATTCTTTCGGCGACAAGTCCCTCGAGTGCGTTGAGGAGAGCCGTTCCCGTAGCCGGATTGTCTGCGAGAGGAAAGTCACCCAACGGATTGTGTGGCGACGTCGTGTGCGGCATCCATTTGAGCCATTCAAACTCGCTCGCGATCCCCGTGCTCGTCAATGCTGCAAACGTGACCTCGGATGGCGAATGCAGACCGGCGAGCTGAACGCCGAGTGCACGCACCGTGTCGCAGACGGCGCTTGTCGCTCCGCAGATGCCCAGCGCGCCAGCGATGTGTGGGTTCTCGACGACGGGCACATGTGCAATCTGCTCAAACCGAGATTGCAGGTCTTTGAGACGCACCCGATAATCTTCCAGACCACCCTCTTTTTCGAGGTTGCCCACCGTCAGACGTCGCGGCATCGACCCGATTCCGAGCCTCAGATCGAGAAAGTTCCAGTGCTCGGGACGCCGCGTCCAGAGCATCGGGCCAAGCTGCTGCGCCTCGTCGAAGATTTCGGCAACAGACGGGCTTTCACGCAAACGCGTCACGCGTTCCTGCGGCTCTTCGTTCACCATCCGATCTTCAATGGCCTCGAGCTGAAGCTCGAAGTCGAAGATCTCGCGTTGCTGCTTCTTCGATGTACGGGAACTCTGCATCAAGAAATTCCCGATCATCATCATGGGCGCCATGGCGATGAATCCCAGACTCAGCGGATTCCGCGTCATTGCATACATGAAGCCGCCCATGAGCACCGGAGCGATCATCATGATCCACGGGAACGGGCGAGGTTCCTTATCCTTCGGTATTTCCGGTGCCGGAATCTCTTCGCCGACATAGCGCACTTCCACCCGAGGAGACCGGTTGAAGCCAAGAAGGCCTCCACGCTCGATGATCGAGCGTTCGCCTGCATCCGTATCGTTAAGCGGAGTCACGGTGATCACCGTGTCTCCCAGCGTCGCTCGACGCCCCTCCATCATGCGCAGACGGGGAACGAGCCCTCCATCGACGAGAATGCCATTCGCCGAGTTGAGGTCGACAATCTCGGTTCCTGCCGCCGTGATCTCTATGCGCGCGTGCTTCTTCGACACCATCGGATCGTTGATCGTGACAGTGGCCTCTGCGTCGCGCCCGATCGTTCCGCTGCCTTCAGCCAAAAGCGTCTCGCGACCGGCGTCCGGACCGCTCAGAATCGTGAGCACAGCGGCAGCGGTCTCGTCTGTGCGACTCGCTGCATCGACGACGGAGACGTCGAAACCGGAGCCCATCGCAGACTCTCCGATGGGGCTGTCGGGATCGAGAGTCACGCGCTGGCTGCCATCGGGAGATGTCACAGCCAGCGTCACGTCGTCAGTGGCCCATGGCGCCAGCGAGAGGTTGGGGTCATCGTGCAGAAATGTGCGAGCAACGTCACCGACAGTCGCCGTCGAGTCGGCCGTCACGACGACGTCTGATGTCGCACCGTTCTCTCGACGAAGGACGAGCTTCAGCTTCATGAACGCGCTCCCTTCATGAGAATTCGAAACTCACAGTCTCCGCATCGAACGACGCTCCCCGTCAGCCAGGTCGGCACGAACGGCTCAAGTGCTCGTTCGCTGCCATCAGGCTGAACGATCACCGTTCCGTTTGACGACCCTCGGTCTTCCACCCAGACCCCTCGGGCTTCGCCTCCGAAAAGGGCGTGGGTCTTCGACATCGAGTGCGACGGGTCGTTTACAGCGACAAGGTTGACGTGTTCACCGTCGCGTGCCTCGGGATTGCGCCCGACGACGACGGGCGCGTCGGTGAGCCCGATGGAGACTCCCCCGCCCTCGACAACGTATTCGACCGATTCTGTGTGGGGTGCGAGTTGCGCATCTGCACCACTGTCGGCGGATGCCGTGGCAGAGATCGTATCTTCAGAGGCGACGAGCGCAGAAGCTGCAGATGGTGGTGCAGGATCAGACGCAGACGCCGGTGCCGCAGGAGTAGGCGCAGGTGCAGGCGGCACGCTGACGGCCCACTCGTCGCGGCTGTCACCGGGCGGAAGAATCGGATTCTCGCCGACGACGCTCAGTCGGGAGCGCTCCCCCGGCGCAAAGTGGCTGTCGATTGCCGTCGAGTCTAATGCCGGCAAATCGGTCTCGACGATTCTCTCGGGGCGGGCAATCCGGCGCTCTGCTCGGCGCAGCGCCTTGAGGTCCATCGGGTTGATCCCGAGGCGAATGTCGATGACTCGGCTCTTCGACACTCTGTCGAGCCAGCCGATGCCTCGCGCGCTCCACAGCGGCGAGCAGAGAATGAGTGCGGGTCCGAACAGCGGAAGCACAACGTTGGCTGCCTGCAGAATGAGAGCACGCAGCACGATGCGCCAGAACCCCGGCTTTCGCATCTTCACGACGCTCACAGACCGGATACCGGTCAGTGCCCTGCCGACCGTCATCCCCTTCAGCCCATGCAGGGCGACCTCGACGATGATGAAAATCCAGCCGAGAAGCATTCCGCCCAGCATGATGATGATCAGAAGCACGAAGTTCGGTTGCTTGATGAAGACCTCGATGCCCGGCCTCGCCCAGTTGGCGCCGGCGATCAGAAACCACGCGGCGGTCAGGCCGGGAGATGCAACGATCAGATAGCACACGATGTCCGAGAAGTACGCGAGGGAGCGTCGCCCAGATGACGCCGGGACGATGCCGAGTCGGTCAGCGCTGAGCAGCGCCTCCGCATACTCTTCACGATCATGAGCACGTGCTGCGGCTTTTTCTGCCGCGGGGTCCCTCACCGTCATCGCCTGCACCTGCTGCTCGGCTTCACGCCGGGCACGACGACCATCCGCAACCGTCACTCATTCCTCCCCGAGCGACGCGCTCAAAACCGTCTGACGTCGCCCGCACACAGCTTAACGAACGACGTCGCCGCAGTCATGGTGGAGTTCTGCCCATGGGCGTGCTTCTAGAGGGAAAAGCTCACGCCCGTCGCGCGTTCTGCCTCGGCCCAGATCGCCGCCGCGACAGTGCGATTCGTCGTCTCTCGCGCGGGCGAGTTCAGCGCCGCGTCGCCCTTCAGCATCCATTTCGGCCCATAGTAGGCCAGGCCCGCGGGCGGTGACGGGTCGGATGCCGCGAGCACGACGGGCATCGCTCCCCGATGCTTTCCCTGGGCAAATGGGGCCTGCAGGTTGTCGCGAAATCGCTTGCCGAGGCGCGGCTCGTTCACGGAGGGAACACGCGGCGTTCTGCCCGAGATGGAGTACCCGGGGTGGGCGACGAGCGACCGCACGAGAATTCCGGATGCCGCAAGGCGACGATCGAGCTCGAAGCCGAACGACTGCAGCATGAGCTTCGATCGGGCGTAGGCGACAAACGCGTTATAGAAACGCTGCAGCTGCGGGTCGTCGAGACGCGGCCACGGCCACAGCGCAGTGAGGCTTCCGAGCGTCACGATGCGGGAGCCTGGCGTGCGCTCGAGCGGGGGCAGCAGCGCCGCGGTGAGCGCAAAGTGTCCGAAGAAGTTTGTGGCAGCCACCAGTTCAAAGCCGTCGACGCTCTGCTGCCGCGACGCCGGCGTATGCACGATTCCGGCGTTCTCGATCAGCACGTCGATGCGCTCCAGCGTGCTCAGCTGCGCTGCCGCCTCGGCAACCGACGAGAGATCGGCCGTGTCGAGTCGCACGATCTCGAGCTCAGCACCGGGAACCCGACAGCGAATCGCCGCAGCTGCGGCATCCGCTCGCGCTGCGCTTCGACAGGCCATCACCACACGGTCGCCTGATTCGGCAAGGCGCAGCGTCGTCCAAAACCCGAGACCTGCGTTTGCGCCGGTCACGACGACGGTGCGGCGCTCTGCCCGCGAACCCATGCGCTACTGCCCGCGGGCGATGCGTTCGTGGTGGTGGATGACCTCCGACACCACGAACGTGAACCACTTCTCGGCAAACTCCGGGTCGAGCTCTGAGTCTGCGGCAAGCTCGCGCAGCCGAGTGATCTGACGTGCTTCTCGGGATGGGTCAGACGGGGGCAGTCCGTGCGTCGCTTTGAGCGAACCAACCTCTTGCGTGCACTTAAAGCGTTCAGCCAGCAGGTGCACGAGCGCGGCGTCGATATTGTCGATGCTCTTGCGCAGTCGATTCAGTTCAGCTGTGGCGTCGGAGTCGGGCATGCCCCAAGCCTAACCGTCACACGCGCTCCGGCTGTGCGAGCACGCGTGACAGCACAGGTTTGGTCGAGGCCACTGCCAATGCGACGAGCGCGAATCCGGCGACGAAGCAGACCGCGATCACGAGAAGCGATGCTGGTGCGAAGATCAGCGAGAGCCCGAGCAGCGGAAACACGAGAACCCCACCGACAATCGCCGAAAGCAGCGCAACAAACGTCAGCGGCACAAACACCTGCCGTGCACGCGTCGCCTCCATTGTGGAGCGAGCCATTCCGACGCGATCGAGATTCACCCAGGTCTCCCTTCGATCGAGAATCTCTGCCGCCTGGTTGACACCTGCTGAGCATGCCACCATGAGGAATGAAGCGATGAGAGTGATGAGGATTCCGGTGCGAATGTCGGTGATAAGCACCATGTCCTGAGGCCGGGCATCGGCGGATGCTGTCACGGCGACTGCTGTGCCCGTGCCGCCGACGACGGCAATAAAGCTTGTCATCGCCACCCCGCATACCTGCCGCCACGCCGCCTTGGGGTTTTCGAGGATGCTGCGCGCGGCAATCAGCTTCTGAGGCGACTTCGCCGAGCGCAGCTGTGCCTTGGCGAGCAGGGCAACGGCCCACGGACCGATGAGACCGAGAACGGCGACACCGGCGCCGAATGTCGCCGCGAGCACGACGATGATGACTCCCCAGTCGCCGAGTGCGCCGAGGCTCTGCAGCACGGTGAACCCGACAATCACCACGACGGCACCGATGAGCACGCGTGCCCAGTGCACGCGCTGCGGCTGCTGCTTTGTGCGCACGCCGAGAGGCGAGATCACAACCTGGCGCAGACCGATGACGCTGCTGATCGCGGCGATCACGGCAACGCCAGCGACGACGCCGAGAATCATCGGCACCCCCACCCACAGCGACGCTGCGCCAATCGGCTCGCCGCCGAACGGAATGAGGCCGACAAACGGCATGGATGCTGCATAGAGCGCCACTCCGGCGAGCGCGCCGATGACAGCGACAGCAGTCGATTCGAGAACCGTCATGCGCATCACTGACCCGGGCGTTGCGCCGAGCAGGCGAAGCGCGGCGAGACGGTCATCGCGACGGCGTGCAGACAGGCGAGCAGCGGAGCCTCCGAGCGAGGCGAGCGGCACAAGGAGCAGGGCAAGCGCGAGGACGCTGAGCATCTGGTAGAGGTCTGCGTCAACGCTCGTCCAGCGCCAGAACATCTGAACGCCGCCGGCGACGATCAGCAGAAGTGCCGTGGAGACGGCGAAGGCGATGGTCGGCAGCACGATCGTCGCTGGGCTCTGGGCACCGGGGCGTGCGAGCATCCAGGTGAGGCGCATGACGGGCATGCGGTCGCTGTGGCGGTCAGCTTGCTGAGTCGGATTCGCGGCGCGTGCGATGGCGGTGCTCATTGCTGGCTCCATCCGTCGCCGAGAAACTGGGTCTGCGCGTGCTGCGCACCGAGAGAGGTGTGTGGATGCTGCTGAGCTGCGCCCTGTGACGCCACACCCTGGGCGGGCGCGGGCTGCCGCAGCATCCCGTCTTGCATTCTGATTGTGCGCGAGCAGCGGGCCGCCACCGTCTCATCGTGCGTCACGACGACGAGCGTGTTGCCTTGGCCGACCGTCGAATCAAGAAGCGCCGACATGACCCCGTCTCCGGTTGTCGAGTCGAGAGCACCCGTCGGCTCGTCTGCAAAGGTCACCGTCGCACCCGTCACCTGAGCACGCGCGATGGCCACGCGCTGCGCCTGCCCGCCAGACAGCTCTCCGATGCGGCGCGCCTCCAGGCCACTGAGCCCCATCAGGTGAAGCCAATGTGTCGCGCGCCCCTCGGCCTCGCGGCGCGGGTATCCCGCCATCATGAGCGGCAGCGCCACGTTCTCATTGGCGGTGAGCTCGGGCAGCAGCAGCCCCTGCTGAAACACGAAGCCAAACGATTCGCGGCGCAGACGCGATCGCTCTTTCTCGCCCAGCTCGCTCACGCGAACGGCACCGGCGATCGATTGGAACGTGACAGTGCCAGCGTCGGGAACGATGATGCCGGCGAGCACGTGCAGAAGCGTCGTCTTCCCCGATCCGGATGCCCCCATGATGGCGACGGACTCTCCCGGCAATGCGGCGAAGCTGACACCCGCGAGGGCGCGAGCCGGGCCGTAGCTCTTGTGCAGGTTCTCGGCCGCGAGCAGTGGTGGCACTGTCACTGGCGGATTCGTCGTGGTTTGAGCACCGTATGCGGAGTCGTTGTTGTCGGTCATGATTCCATGCTCGTCATCCGCGGGAGCGAGCACATCGAGCGCTGGAGTGATCTGCGTCATCCTCCAGTCGCAGATCGTGCTGCCGTCAGGCGAACAGTCTGCGTTACGTGAACGGCGGAGCCGCTGCGTGCTCGAGGCGCTCCTGCAGCCGCGCACGAACGTCGGGCCATTCGCCCGCAAGCACCGAGTAGACGGCTGTGTCGCGCCAGGTTCCGTCAGCGCGGATCTTATGGTGCCGGAGGATTCCCTCAAACGATGCCCCGAGCTTCGCAATGGCCGCCCGAGACCGGGCATTGACGGCATCCGTCTGAATCTTCACCCTTTCGAACCCGGCGTCAAACGCGAGCGTGAGCAGCAGCAGCTTGCACTCCGGATTGACCGCGGTTCCCCAGGCCGCGGGATGGTATGCCGTCCAGCCGATGTGCGCGCCGTGGTTGAGCACGTCGATGTCGCCGAGCGACGTCGTGCCGATGACGCGACCGCTGGCTGGGCCGGTCGCAGATCCCGACGCGTTGCGCACGGTGAACGGAATGCCCGTTGCAAACGGGTAGTGGCTCGCGAGCTCGCGTTCGAACGTCGCGGAATCCGACGGCATTCCGGCCACGCCGCCTCCGTAGCCGAACTCATACACCTCGGGCCGCGCGATTGCGCCGAAGAGATCTGCGGCATCGGTGCCGACGAGGGGGTCGAGGCGCACGAACCGTCCGATGAGCGGTGTCGGCTCGGGGCGGGTGGCTGTCATGAATCGATATTAACGTGCGCGCGGGCGAGGCACGTGGCACTTCCCGTCTCAACTGTGCCCACGACGGTGCGCGGAATGCCTGTGCGCTCGTCGAGGCGATGCGTCGCGACGTCGCCAGAGAACTGGTGCGCCACGTGAACCAGCGTGCCATCGACGATGTGGTGGCGTGGCCAGTTGCCTCCCGATTCCACGTCGCCAATCGCACGCAGCTCAGTTCCGTCGCCGCGCACCTCAAGCGTGGAGAGGCGATTTGTGCCGCGGATGCCGGCATAGAGCCGATCGCGCCTGTCGCCGATCGCGATCTCGGCTCCGGTGTCGCCGTTTTCGAGGGAGTCTGCGCTCGCGCGCACCGCTGCGAGCACTCGCAGAGCGCCCGACTCGTCGAAGCGAAGCGTGAACACCTCGCCCGAGTATTCGGTGAGCACGTGCAGGTGGCCGCTCTCGTGCCACAGCGCATGCCGCGGCCCGACGCCCCGCGGCAGCGACACATCCTGCAGGTGCACGAGGCCCGACGCGGTCGGCCGCCACACGCCCACCAGGTCGAAACCGAGGTCCGTTGTGACGACGAGGCCGTTCGGCAGCCAGAGCGAGTGGTGCGCGTGCGGATCGCGAGCCGCGGCATCCGGTGCCGACAACGAGGCAAGCCCCGTATCGCCGTCGATGTCGAAGCCGTATGGGTCACGCGGCGCGGGCTCGATGACGTGAGCCGCGCCGACGAATCGCCCATCGGCACGCAGCGGAATCCAGCTGACCGATCCCGTGCCGTAGTTGGCGGCGACGAGAGCACGGCCGTCTGGAGCGACAGACAGGTGGCAGACTCCGGCATCGACAGCCGTGTCACCAACCGCGTCGAGAGCGTCGCCGCCAGCACGCAGCGCGAGTACCCTGCCCGTGAATTCTTCGCTCGCATACACGACCGGATGCTGCGGGTGCACCGCGAGCCACGACGGCGACTGTGCCGCGTGCGCGAACGAGGGGCGCAGCGTTCCGGCATCCTCTCGCGTCAGGGCGACGATCCCCGCTCCCGTGCCGTCGCCATCTGCCGTGTAGGTTCCGAGCCAGAAGGTGGGATGCGTGTGCGCCATGCTCTTCAGTCTGCCAGCAGAACGTGCCACCATTAAGCATGGCGCGAACAGAACGATATGCGATGGCCTGCCGCACGTTCATCGACGTGGTGGCGAACGTGGCGGGCGACCAGTGGGATGCTCCGGGCCTCGGCGTCTGGAATGTGCGCTCACTTGCCGGGCACACGGCGCGGGCGGTCATCACGGTGATCGACTACCTCGATCTCGACCCGGCTGCTCAGATTGATATGCCGACGGCGGGCGACTACTACGGCCAGATCTACCTCGCGTACACAAACCCGGAGGCGATCGCGAAGCGCGGCGTCGATGCGGGCATTGCGCTTGGAGACGACCCCGTCGGGGCCATCACCGCACTCGTCGAGCGTGCTCTCGCGCTTCTCGCCGAACAGCCGAGTGACAGACTCGTCTCGCTCGGCGGCATGGGAATTCCCCTCGACGAGTACCTCAAGACGCGCGTCTTCGAACTCGTGGTGCACACGATGGATCTCGCCCGCGCCACGGGTCAGACTGCGCACTTCGCGCCCGAACTCATCGAGTCGGCGGCCTCCCTCGCCGCGGGTATCGCCGCGCGCAAAGGCGACGGCGAGAGCGTGCTCATGGCGCTCACGGGCCGCGAGACGCTTCCGCCTGGCTTCAGCGTCGTCTGACGCCAGTGTTGTCTAACGCCAGTGTTTTCTAACGCCAGTGTGGCCTGACGTCAGTGTGGCGTGAGCGGCTCCGGCTCGCCCCGCTCGACCCGCGAGATCGCGTCGGCTGCACGCAGCAGCGTGAGGTGCGAGAGTGCCTGGGGGGTGTTCCCGACATGGTGCCCCGTGGTCGGATCGACCTCCTCGCTCAGCATCCCGACGTCGTTGGCGTAGCCGACGAGCCGGTCCATGAGCTCGCGGGCGTCGTCGAGACGACCACTGAAGGCGTACTGCTCGACGAGCCAGAATGAGCAAGCGAGAAACGGGTTCTCTCCAGGGGGTAGCCCGTCGACGTCGTGCTCTGTGCGGTAGCGCAGAAGCAATCCGTCTGCCATGAGCTCCCGCTCGATGACGGCAACCGTCGACAGCATCCTCGGGTCATCGTAGGCGCAGTAGCCAACCTGCGGCAGCTGCAGAAGCGACGCGTCGACGGTGCCCGAACCGTAGTGCTGCGTGTACGAGCCGAGTTCGGTATCAAACCCCTTCTCTTCGATCTCATCGCGGATGCGGTCGCGAAGCGCCTCCCACTCGTCGGCCGGTCCGTCGAGGCCGTCGTCCCTCACGGCGCTGATTGCGCGATCGAGCGCAGCCCACACCATGACGCGTCCCTGCGTGAAATACTGCGCGGGGCCACGAATCTCCCAAATTCCCTGGTCAGGCTTGTCCCACGTCTGCTCGACGAACTGCACGAGAGCACGTTGCAGTGGCCATGAGAAGTCGGTCTCATCGAGGCCCGCCTTGCGCGCCTTGTCGAGCGCGACCATGACCTCTCCGACGACATCCGACTGAAACTGGTCGACGGCGCCGTTGCCGACACGTACGGGGCTTGCCCCCCGATACCCGGGAAGCGACGAGATGTCTTTCTCCGCCAAGTCACGCTCGCCGGCAATGCCGTACATGATCTGCACGTCGGCCGGGTCACCCGCAATCGCACGCAGCAGCCAGGCCCGCCAGCCCGCGGCTTCG contains these protein-coding regions:
- a CDS encoding FtsX-like permease family protein, with translation MSTAIARAANPTQQADRHSDRMPVMRLTWMLARPGAQSPATIVLPTIAFAVSTALLLIVAGGVQMFWRWTSVDADLYQMLSVLALALLLVPLASLGGSAARLSARRRDDRLAALRLLGATPGSVMRMTVLESTAVAVIGALAGVALYAASMPFVGLIPFGGEPIGAASLWVGVPMILGVVAGVAVIAAISSVIGLRQVVISPLGVRTKQQPQRVHWARVLIGAVVVIVGFTVLQSLGALGDWGVIIVVLAATFGAGVAVLGLIGPWAVALLAKAQLRSAKSPQKLIAARSILENPKAAWRQVCGVAMTSFIAVVGGTGTAVAVTASADARPQDMVLITDIRTGILITLIASFLMVACSAGVNQAAEILDRRETWVNLDRVGMARSTMEATRARQVFVPLTFVALLSAIVGGVLVFPLLGLSLIFAPASLLVIAVCFVAGFALVALAVASTKPVLSRVLAQPERV
- a CDS encoding RDD family protein; this translates as MTVADGRRARREAEQQVQAMTVRDPAAEKAAARAHDREEYAEALLSADRLGIVPASSGRRSLAYFSDIVCYLIVASPGLTAAWFLIAGANWARPGIEVFIKQPNFVLLIIIMLGGMLLGWIFIIVEVALHGLKGMTVGRALTGIRSVSVVKMRKPGFWRIVLRALILQAANVVLPLFGPALILCSPLWSARGIGWLDRVSKSRVIDIRLGINPMDLKALRRAERRIARPERIVETDLPALDSTAIDSHFAPGERSRLSVVGENPILPPGDSRDEWAVSVPPAPAPTPAAPASASDPAPPSAASALVASEDTISATASADSGADAQLAPHTESVEYVVEGGGVSIGLTDAPVVVGRNPEARDGEHVNLVAVNDPSHSMSKTHALFGGEARGVWVEDRGSSNGTVIVQPDGSERALEPFVPTWLTGSVVRCGDCEFRILMKGARS
- a CDS encoding SDR family NAD(P)-dependent oxidoreductase; this encodes MGSRAERRTVVVTGANAGLGFWTTLRLAESGDRVVMACRSAARADAAAAAIRCRVPGAELEIVRLDTADLSSVAEAAAQLSTLERIDVLIENAGIVHTPASRQQSVDGFELVAATNFFGHFALTAALLPPLERTPGSRIVTLGSLTALWPWPRLDDPQLQRFYNAFVAYARSKLMLQSFGFELDRRLAASGILVRSLVAHPGYSISGRTPRVPSVNEPRLGKRFRDNLQAPFAQGKHRGAMPVVLAASDPSPPAGLAYYGPKWMLKGDAALNSPARETTNRTVAAAIWAEAERATGVSFSL
- a CDS encoding FtsK/SpoIIIE domain-containing protein translates to MKLKLVLRRENGATSDVVVTADSTATVGDVARTFLHDDPNLSLAPWATDDVTLAVTSPDGSQRVTLDPDSPIGESAMGSGFDVSVVDAASRTDETAAAVLTILSGPDAGRETLLAEGSGTIGRDAEATVTINDPMVSKKHARIEITAAGTEIVDLNSANGILVDGGLVPRLRMMEGRRATLGDTVITVTPLNDTDAGERSIIERGGLLGFNRSPRVEVRYVGEEIPAPEIPKDKEPRPFPWIMMIAPVLMGGFMYAMTRNPLSLGFIAMAPMMMIGNFLMQSSRTSKKQQREIFDFELQLEAIEDRMVNEEPQERVTRLRESPSVAEIFDEAQQLGPMLWTRRPEHWNFLDLRLGIGSMPRRLTVGNLEKEGGLEDYRVRLKDLQSRFEQIAHVPVVENPHIAGALGICGATSAVCDTVRALGVQLAGLHSPSEVTFAALTSTGIASEFEWLKWMPHTTSPHNPLGDFPLADNPATGTALLNALEGLVAERIGNLRSSDIARGPHADDASAAHRGTKVGDDRFESDFEPETPVLVMFIDNDVDVDRARLVQLIERAAEARIYAIWMAPTIEALPAACRTVVDVASGLEHAQVSYVRQGRMVDNVDVEGVSQHYATVLARRLAPVVDAGAVIADSSDLPRSVSLLTLTGTDLADDPQAALERWSQNASIIDRSGGAPVRRKRAGTLRALIGQGSPDAMHLDLRVQGPHALVGGTTGSGKSEFLQAWVLGMAAEYSPDRVTFLFVDYKGGSAFAECVNLPHCVGLVTDLSPHLVRRALTSLRAELHYREHVLNRKKAKDLLELEKRGDPECPPALVLVIDEFAALAGEVPEFVDGVVDIAQRGRSLGIHLIMATQRPAGVIKDNLRANTNLRVALRMADESDSKDVVGDKIAGTFDPTIPGRGIAKTGPGRLIPFQSGYAGGWTSDEPEKSAVDVAEFHFGTLTPWEPDVESDAHEEEEDLGPNDQARMVASFVAAAMDAQIPEPRRPWLDDLPETYDLTQLPHRSDDAIVMGVSDRPEKQAQEPSCFYPDRDGHMAIYGTGGTGKTALLRTLAISAVLGDKGGPVHVYGMDFGTGSLRSIEALPHVGSVVPGDDYERISRLLKTLRGELNRRSEDFSKVNAGSIAEYRELAGAPSEPRILVLLDGFGGFRSEYETTLARAPLYNAFIRLLGEGRPLGMHVVLTADRSGSVPSAVTAAIQRRTILRLPDPASYQLLGAPKDVLDESSPPGRAVVDGYETQLAVIGGTSNVSEQTRATESLAAELVDRGVGRAPEVGALPKEAPIEDMPDAVNDLPVVGISEETLAPCGFEPIGTFLIGGPPRSGRTNTLRALSRTIKAWDPGAKLFHIAGRRAKLTDDMEWTRSAVKADDVVELVKELTEIVSDEEITDKLVIVVENVTQFSGSAADKPLATLAQKVNRSDHVLITEADIANLSSGIGLIGEMKAGRAGIVLKPDTHDGDAVFKTPFPRVARHESPEGRGFMVQNGQVLRVQVPLVVP
- a CDS encoding chorismate mutase — its product is MPDSDATAELNRLRKSIDNIDAALVHLLAERFKCTQEVGSLKATHGLPPSDPSREARQITRLRELAADSELDPEFAEKWFTFVVSEVIHHHERIARGQ
- a CDS encoding ABC transporter ATP-binding protein is translated as MTDNNDSAYGAQTTTNPPVTVPPLLAAENLHKSYGPARALAGVSFAALPGESVAIMGASGSGKTTLLHVLAGIIVPDAGTVTFQSIAGAVRVSELGEKERSRLRRESFGFVFQQGLLLPELTANENVALPLMMAGYPRREAEGRATHWLHLMGLSGLEARRIGELSGGQAQRVAIARAQVTGATVTFADEPTGALDSTTGDGVMSALLDSTVGQGNTLVVVTHDETVAARCSRTIRMQDGMLRQPAPAQGVASQGAAQQHPHTSLGAQHAQTQFLGDGWSQQ
- a CDS encoding GNAT family N-acetyltransferase gives rise to the protein MTATRPEPTPLIGRFVRLDPLVGTDAADLFGAIARPEVYEFGYGGGVAGMPSDSATFERELASHYPFATGIPFTVRNASGSATGPASGRVIGTTSLGDIDVLNHGAHIGWTAYHPAAWGTAVNPECKLLLLTLAFDAGFERVKIQTDAVNARSRAAIAKLGASFEGILRHHKIRADGTWRDTAVYSVLAGEWPDVRARLQERLEHAAAPPFT